The following are encoded in a window of Mycobacterium sp. ELW1 genomic DNA:
- a CDS encoding GGDEF domain-containing protein, whose product MGARGQVHGIGLWWRQPDHYDWLTSYLKARHLLTFMRWLMFTVLATIAAATALALASPSGPQTPAQRIATCVASAVLAAIAASYLFRWPTRFQSQVFSIAGNACIAVGVLAESDPRTAMIGAVAFVGLAGYVAFFHTAPFLVLTLGTGVATAAVSAARIAMAGDTAMAVAKLLILCGGILAVPFCGQVIVHWLSVDSLKSSTDTLTGLPNRRGFFRSAQTLLRHADYRSRPYFTIAMIDLDGFKRLNDTLGHPTGDRVLVAVADSLRDVSGTNTAIARVGGEEFLFAQLSTPEQARESTEELRAAIAAAPWGVTASLGLASTVIRAPALKPLDLIEWLIARADAAMYEAKRSGGNQIRYAGDLTGDGSEAH is encoded by the coding sequence TTGGGGGCGCGGGGACAAGTGCACGGCATCGGCCTGTGGTGGCGACAACCCGACCACTACGACTGGCTGACGTCCTACCTGAAAGCGCGCCATCTCCTGACGTTCATGCGCTGGCTGATGTTCACCGTCCTGGCGACCATCGCCGCCGCCACCGCGCTGGCACTGGCCAGCCCCTCGGGTCCGCAAACCCCGGCGCAGCGGATTGCCACCTGCGTGGCCAGCGCGGTGCTGGCCGCGATAGCCGCGTCGTACCTCTTCCGATGGCCCACTCGCTTTCAGTCGCAGGTGTTTTCGATCGCGGGTAATGCGTGCATTGCGGTGGGCGTGCTGGCCGAATCCGACCCGCGTACCGCGATGATCGGTGCGGTCGCCTTCGTCGGCCTGGCCGGATACGTCGCCTTCTTCCACACCGCACCGTTTCTGGTCCTGACCCTTGGAACAGGCGTGGCGACCGCCGCCGTCAGCGCCGCACGGATCGCCATGGCGGGCGATACGGCGATGGCGGTGGCCAAGTTGCTGATCCTGTGCGGCGGGATATTGGCGGTGCCCTTCTGCGGTCAGGTGATCGTGCACTGGTTGTCGGTCGACTCGCTGAAGTCCTCGACCGACACGCTCACCGGGTTGCCGAACCGGCGCGGCTTCTTCCGGTCGGCGCAGACCCTGTTGCGGCACGCCGACTACCGATCGCGGCCGTACTTCACGATCGCCATGATCGACCTCGACGGCTTCAAGAGGCTCAACGACACCTTGGGCCACCCGACCGGGGACCGGGTTCTGGTTGCTGTCGCCGACAGCCTCAGAGACGTCAGCGGAACCAACACCGCGATCGCCCGGGTCGGAGGCGAGGAATTCCTGTTCGCGCAGCTGTCCACTCCGGAGCAGGCCCGGGAGAGCACCGAAGAACTGCGCGCGGCCATCGCTGCCGCGCCGTGGGGCGTGACCGCCAGTTTGGGTTTGGCGTCGACGGTGATCCGCGCGCCCGCGCTGAAACCGCTCGATCTGATCGAATGGCTGATCGCGCGGGCCGATGCCGCCATGTACGAGGCCAAACGCAGCGGCGGGAATCAGATTCGCTATGCCGGGGACCTGACGGGTGACGGGTCAGAGGCGCATTAA
- a CDS encoding class I adenylate-forming enzyme family protein: MPDVRWGSDIDAAGYAGHRGLQYSPRPTTFAQVFADTQRWAERTFLVHGQHRMTFAAFTEAVNAGTATLRDDGVQPGDRIMLYAYNSPAWVVALWAVWRSGAVPVLANRWWKQAEVDHAIDLLDPHLIIADTSLPGVAPARTRDVGEFADGRLASPAVGSSEIADPDVTSAILFTSGSSGLPKAVELSRRAVIANQHNVLAMTKRLPHQLNPDAPQSVSLASTPMFHVGGLSNLLSNYLTGGRVVIPEGRFDAGQILGLIEREGVHSWGGVPTMAIRVLEHPDFDSFDLSTLRSFPLGGAAVPTALLDRMRIRLPQLAGRGLGNTWGMTEAGGFLTSATGRDLEQYPGTVGRPYPVVELAIDRPDADGVGEILARSPTVMNGYVGIDDGTVDDEGWLHTGDLGHLVDGYLFIDGRAKDIVIRGGENIGCGHVEAALSSHPAVVEVAAIGLPHPGLGEELAAVVVHRAGDAAPTEDELRAYVSDVLAHFAIPTRWHISTTALPTLPGEKIDKKSLAQRFD; the protein is encoded by the coding sequence ATGCCGGACGTGCGCTGGGGAAGCGATATTGACGCCGCCGGCTACGCCGGTCACCGGGGCCTGCAGTACTCCCCTCGGCCAACCACATTCGCGCAGGTATTCGCCGACACGCAGCGCTGGGCCGAGCGCACCTTTCTGGTGCATGGCCAGCACCGTATGACGTTCGCCGCGTTCACCGAGGCGGTGAACGCCGGTACCGCGACCCTCCGGGATGACGGCGTCCAGCCCGGCGACCGAATCATGCTGTACGCCTACAACAGTCCGGCCTGGGTTGTCGCCCTGTGGGCGGTGTGGCGCAGCGGCGCTGTCCCGGTACTCGCCAATCGCTGGTGGAAGCAGGCCGAGGTGGACCACGCCATCGATCTGCTCGATCCGCATCTCATCATCGCCGACACGTCCCTGCCGGGGGTGGCGCCGGCGAGGACACGGGACGTCGGTGAATTCGCCGACGGCCGGCTCGCGTCCCCCGCGGTCGGCTCATCGGAAATCGCGGATCCCGATGTGACCTCGGCGATCCTGTTCACCTCGGGCAGCTCCGGGCTGCCCAAGGCGGTCGAACTGTCCCGGCGCGCTGTGATCGCCAACCAGCACAACGTGCTGGCGATGACCAAACGCCTGCCGCATCAGCTTAATCCTGATGCCCCGCAGTCGGTCTCGCTGGCAAGCACCCCAATGTTCCACGTCGGCGGGCTCTCGAATCTGTTGAGCAACTACCTCACCGGCGGCCGGGTGGTCATTCCCGAAGGCCGGTTCGACGCCGGTCAGATACTCGGGCTGATCGAACGCGAGGGTGTGCACAGTTGGGGTGGCGTTCCGACCATGGCGATCCGGGTGCTCGAGCACCCGGACTTCGACTCGTTCGATCTGTCGACGCTGCGTTCGTTCCCGCTCGGCGGGGCGGCCGTACCCACCGCGCTGCTGGACCGGATGCGGATCCGGCTGCCTCAGCTCGCCGGCCGGGGACTCGGAAACACCTGGGGCATGACCGAAGCCGGTGGATTCCTGACCTCCGCGACAGGCCGCGATCTGGAGCAATATCCGGGCACCGTCGGACGGCCCTACCCGGTCGTGGAGCTCGCCATCGACCGGCCGGATGCCGACGGAGTCGGCGAGATCCTCGCGCGCTCACCAACAGTGATGAACGGCTATGTCGGTATCGACGACGGCACTGTCGATGACGAGGGCTGGCTGCACACCGGCGATCTCGGCCATCTGGTGGACGGCTACCTGTTCATCGACGGGCGCGCCAAGGACATCGTCATCCGGGGTGGCGAGAACATCGGGTGCGGCCACGTGGAAGCCGCCCTGTCCTCCCATCCGGCGGTTGTCGAGGTCGCCGCCATCGGACTGCCGCACCCGGGCCTCGGCGAGGAGCTCGCGGCGGTGGTTGTCCACCGCGCGGGCGATGCGGCACCGACCGAGGATGAACTCCGTGCCTACGTGTCGGATGTGCTGGCGCACTTCGCGATTCCGACTCGGTGGCATATCAGCACCACCGCCCTGCCGACGCTTCCCGGCGAGAAGATCGACAAGAAGAGCCTGGCACAGCGATTTGACTGA